A stretch of DNA from Bacillota bacterium:
GGCGCCCGAGGGCGCCCGGCGCGTCGCCGAGGCCCTCCTGCGGAGCCGGAGCGGCGGCAGGGTGCCGCTGGTGGCCTACGTCATGTACGGCGACCCCGACCCGGAGCGCTCGCTGGAGGCCGCCCTGGGGGCGCTGGAGGGGGGCGCGGCGGTGCTGGAGCTGGGCCTGCCCTTCTCCGACCCGCTGGCCGACGGCCCGGTCATCCAGGCGGCGGGAGAGCGGGCGCTGGCCGCCGGCACGCGGCCCTCGCGCATCTTCGACGACCTCGGCCGTCTCCTGGCGGCCGCCCCGGGGGCGGCGGTCTGCCTGATGAGCTACGTCAACCCCGTCCTCGCCTACGGCCCGGAGCGCTGGCTGGCGGAGGCGGCCCGGGCCGGGGCGGCCGGCGTCATCCTGCCCGACCTGCCCCCCGAGGAGGCGGGGCAGCTTCCGCGGCGGGCGCGCGAGCTGGGGTTGGCCTGGATCCCGTTCGTGGCGCCGACGGCGACGGAGGCGCGCCTGCGCGCCGCCCTGGCGGTGGGCTCGGGCTTCGTCTACGGGGTGGCGCTGACCGGCGT
This window harbors:
- the trpA gene encoding tryptophan synthase subunit alpha yields the protein APEGARRVAEALLRSRSGGRVPLVAYVMYGDPDPERSLEAALGALEGGAAVLELGLPFSDPLADGPVIQAAGERALAAGTRPSRIFDDLGRLLAAAPGAAVCLMSYVNPVLAYGPERWLAEAARAGAAGVILPDLPPEEAGQLPRRARELGLAWIPFVAPTATEARLRAALAVGSGFVYGVALTGVTGAAGGLDPRVPGLVRRVRALSDWPVALGFGVASAADVRAAGEVADAVVVGSALVRLVAQGGSGREIRERLRRGVAELLGRP